The following proteins are co-located in the Chaetodon trifascialis isolate fChaTrf1 chromosome 14, fChaTrf1.hap1, whole genome shotgun sequence genome:
- the snapc1b gene encoding snRNA-activating protein complex subunit 1b isoform X1, translated as MNLSGKQVKSDCEELLGRFQQTDSVRFEVFSRIWREMKFSEIFYGTMKREKRAFSRLILDTACCFFLPPFSFQIRVGGLYLLHSLYQCQTASPSEQIRLALKDWEEVKKFERDAMDAQHLDVIYILRQLMFHKAFHFTAMPAPLTFNKKKKVERTALCEKFMERASRPQELINTELLEELSNVHEMYEKLKTSVLSKVEQPSSSVSLIRKDLVPQLRGTVVDFYQWQQRKEGTDEDEDGGEGSSPQQECSKRAERLASIKSKAYGQTAEASKSRRHRQVEVDSAEAGPSHSSGHSRTHKPSLKARASKNVKISGDTWKEATATTNINRLTSLDFVRGGELPAANQTSFL; from the exons ATGAATTTGAGCGGGAAACAGGTGAAATCAGACTGCGAGGAGCTGCTCGGCCGCTTCCAGCAAACAGACTCGGTCCGCTTCGAGGTTTTCTCCAGAATATGGAGGGAAATGAAGTTCTCAGAGATTTTCTA CGGCACCATGAAGCGTGAGAAGCGAGCGTTCAGCCGCCTGATCCTGGACACTGCCTGCTGCTTCTTTCTGCCCCCGTTCAGCTTCCAGATCAGAGTTGGAGGACTTTATCTGCTGCACAGCTTGTATCAGTGTCAGACGGCGTCGCCTTCGGAGCAG ATCCGTCTGGCGCTGAAGGACtgggaggaggtgaagaagttTGAGAGGGACGCCATGGACGCTCAGCACCTCGATGTCATTTACATTCTGCGGCAGCTGATGTTCCACAAAGCTTTCCACTTCACCGCCATGCCCGCTCCG CTCACCttcaacaagaagaagaaggtggagaGGACGGCGCTCTGTGAGAAGTTCATGGAGCGAGCGTCTCGTCCGCAGGAGCTGATCAACacggagctgctggag GAACTGTCCAACGTTCATGAGATGTACGAGAAGCTGAAGACTTCCGTCCTCTCCAAGGTTGAACAGCCGTCTTCGTCTGTCAGCCTGATCCGTAAAGACCTGGTCCCTCAGCTGCGTGGCACCGTGGTGGATTTCTACCAGTGGCAGCAAAGGAAG GAAGGGACCGACGAAGATGAAGACGGCGGCGAGGGATCGTCGCCTCAGCAGGAG TGCTCGAAGAGAGCCGAGCGTCTCGCCTCCATCAAATCCAAAGCTTacggacagacagcagag GCCTCCAAGTCCCGGCGTCATCGTCAGGTGGAGGTGGATTCGGCTGAGGCCGGACCCTCGCACTCGTCAGGTCACTCCAGAACACACAAACCATCACTCAAAGCCAGAGCCAGCAAGAACGTCAAGATCTCAG GGGACACGTGGAAAGAAGCCACAGCGACCACGAACATCAACCGTCTCACCTCGCTGGACTTCGTTCGTGGAGGTGAGCtgccagcagccaatcagacgaGTTTCCTGTGA
- the snapc1b gene encoding snRNA-activating protein complex subunit 1b isoform X2 yields the protein MNLSGKQVKSDCEELLGRFQQTDSVRFEVFSRIWREMKFSEIFYGTMKREKRAFSRLILDTACCFFLPPFSFQIRVGGLYLLHSLYQCQTASPSEQIRLALKDWEEVKKFERDAMDAQHLDVIYILRQLMFHKAFHFTAMPAPLTFNKKKKVERTALCEKFMERASRPQELINTELLEELSNVHEMYEKLKTSVLSKVEQPSSSVSLIRKDLVPQLRGTVVDFYQWQQRKEGTDEDEDGGEGSSPQQECSKRAERLASIKSKAYGQTAEASKSRRHRQVEVDSAEAGPSHSSGHSRTHKPSLKARASKNVKISGDTWKEATATTNINRLTSLDFVRGDKPEI from the exons ATGAATTTGAGCGGGAAACAGGTGAAATCAGACTGCGAGGAGCTGCTCGGCCGCTTCCAGCAAACAGACTCGGTCCGCTTCGAGGTTTTCTCCAGAATATGGAGGGAAATGAAGTTCTCAGAGATTTTCTA CGGCACCATGAAGCGTGAGAAGCGAGCGTTCAGCCGCCTGATCCTGGACACTGCCTGCTGCTTCTTTCTGCCCCCGTTCAGCTTCCAGATCAGAGTTGGAGGACTTTATCTGCTGCACAGCTTGTATCAGTGTCAGACGGCGTCGCCTTCGGAGCAG ATCCGTCTGGCGCTGAAGGACtgggaggaggtgaagaagttTGAGAGGGACGCCATGGACGCTCAGCACCTCGATGTCATTTACATTCTGCGGCAGCTGATGTTCCACAAAGCTTTCCACTTCACCGCCATGCCCGCTCCG CTCACCttcaacaagaagaagaaggtggagaGGACGGCGCTCTGTGAGAAGTTCATGGAGCGAGCGTCTCGTCCGCAGGAGCTGATCAACacggagctgctggag GAACTGTCCAACGTTCATGAGATGTACGAGAAGCTGAAGACTTCCGTCCTCTCCAAGGTTGAACAGCCGTCTTCGTCTGTCAGCCTGATCCGTAAAGACCTGGTCCCTCAGCTGCGTGGCACCGTGGTGGATTTCTACCAGTGGCAGCAAAGGAAG GAAGGGACCGACGAAGATGAAGACGGCGGCGAGGGATCGTCGCCTCAGCAGGAG TGCTCGAAGAGAGCCGAGCGTCTCGCCTCCATCAAATCCAAAGCTTacggacagacagcagag GCCTCCAAGTCCCGGCGTCATCGTCAGGTGGAGGTGGATTCGGCTGAGGCCGGACCCTCGCACTCGTCAGGTCACTCCAGAACACACAAACCATCACTCAAAGCCAGAGCCAGCAAGAACGTCAAGATCTCAG GGGACACGTGGAAAGAAGCCACAGCGACCACGAACATCAACCGTCTCACCTCGCTGGACTTCGTTCGTGGAG acaaaCCAGAAATATAA
- the yipf6 gene encoding protein YIPF6, whose translation MAAAEEASRPFAGLSDVSISEDIPVEGDISVPVGSSRRDDEFSTLDEPVKETILRDLRAVGNKFIHVLYPKRSSALLRDWDLWGPLLLCVTLALLLQGGAADSDDQGGPQFAEVFVIVWFGSIIITLNSKLLGGTISFFQSLCVLGYCIMPLTVAMAVCRIVLVGGSGTVSFAVRLVVVTASFGWSTFASTAFLADSQPPNRKALVVYPVFLFYFVIGWMILTFSPSQ comes from the exons ATGGCGGCAGCGGAGGAGGCCAGCAGGCCGTTCGCCGGTCTCTCAGACGTCTCTATCTCCGAGGACATCCCGGTGGAGGGAGACATCTCTGTGCCCGTCGGCTCCTCCCGGCGGGATGACGAGTTCTCCACGCTGGACGAGCCGGTGAAGGAGACCATCCTGCGGGACCTGCGGGCGGTGGGCAACAAGTTCATTCACGTCCTGTACCCGAAGCGCAGCTCGGCTCTGCTGCGGGACTGGGACCTGTGGGGCCCGCTGCTGCTCTGCGTGAcgctggctctgctgctgcagggcgGCGCGGCAGACAGCGACGACCAGGGGGGCCCGCAGTTCGCCGAG gtCTTCGTCATCGTCTGGTTCggctccatcatcatcaccctcaACTCCAAGCTGCTGGGCGGCACCATCTCCTTCTTCCAGAGCCTGTGCGTGTTGGGGTACTGCATCATGCCTCTGACGGTGGCCATGGCCGTGTGCCGCATCGTCCTGGTCGGCGGCTCGGGGACGGTCAGCTTCGCCGTGCGGCTGGTGGTGGTGACGGCGTCCTTCGGCTGGTCGACCTTCGCCTCCACGGCCTTCCTCGCCGACAGCCAGCCGCCCAACCGCAAGGCGCTGGTGGTGTACCCGGTGTTCCTCTTCTACTTCGTGATCGGGTGGATGATCCTGACGTTCTCGCCGTCGCAGTAG